One genomic region from Cydia amplana chromosome Z, ilCydAmpl1.1, whole genome shotgun sequence encodes:
- the LOC134661331 gene encoding nuclear hormone receptor FTZ-F1 isoform X5 yields the protein MTMDQQTGLMSLNMSPFDLSPGPEGSGSGGGPSGTSQQYVPQGAAYQCGPEQQSFGYANLDPSYLFPTGAGGEAGAYLPATGAVCDQTDTKDVIEELCPVCGDKVSGYHYGLLTCESCKGFFKRTVQNKKVYTCVAERACHIDKTQRKRCPFCRFQKCLDVGMKLEAVRADRMRGGRNKFGPMYKRDRARKLQMMRQRQIAVQTLRGSIGDGSLVLGFGSPYASVPVKQEIQIPQVSSLTSSPESSPGPALLAAQPQPQQPPPPPAHDKWEAHSPHSASPDAFAFDAPATNAATPSSTAEPTSTETLRVSPMIREFVQTIDDREWQNSLFGLLQSQTYNQCEVDLFELMCKVLDQNLFSQVDWARNTVFFKYLKVDDQMKLLQNSWSDMLVLDHLHQRMHNGLPDETTLHNGQKFDLICLGLLGVPALADHFNELQNKLAELKFDVPDYICVKFLLLLNPDVRGIVNVKCVRDGYQTVQAALLDYTLTCYPNIQDKFGKLVTVVPEIHALASRGEEHLYQRHCAGQAPTQTLLMEMLHAKRKS from the exons ATGACGATGGACCAGCAGACAGGCCTCATGTCCCTCAACATGTCCCCGTTCGATCTGAGCCCGGGACCCGAAGGCTCGGGTTCGGGCGGCGGGCCCTCGGGAACTTCCCAACAGTATGTTCCACAAGGCGCCGCCTACCAGTGCGGGCCGGAGCAGCAATCTTTCGGATACGCCAATTTGGATCCTTCTTATCTATTTCCCACAGGCGCCGGCGGCGAGGCTGGGGCCTACCTCCCGGCCACCGGCGCGGTGTGCGACCAGACCGACACCAAGGATGTCATCGAAGAACTGTGTCCCGTGTGCGGAGACAAAGTCAGTGGATACCACTACGGCCTGCTCACATGCGAGTCATGTAAAGGATTTTTCAAGCGGACCGTACAAAATAAGAAGGTGTACACATGCGTCGCAGAACGAGCTTGTCATATAGACAAGACACAGAGGAAGCGCTGTCCCTTTTGCCGATTTCAGAAGTGTCTGGATGTCGGCATGAAACTTGAAG CTGTTCGAGCAGACCGTATGCGGGGAGGGCGAAATAAATTTGGCCCTATGTACAAACGAGACCGCGCCCGGAAGCTTCAAATGATGCGACAGAGGCAGATAGCAGTGCAAACACTGCGAGGATCGATAGGAGACGGTAGCCTCGTACTAGGCTTCGGCTCTCCCTACGCGTCGGTGCCAGTGAAGCAGGAGATTCAGATACCGCAGGTGTCATCGCTGACGTCGTCGCCAGAGTCGTCGCCGGGCCCGGCGCTGCTGGCCGCGCAGCCGCAGCCGCAGCAGCCGCCACCGCCTCCCGCGCACGACAAGTGGGAGGCGCACTCACCACACTCGGCGTCGCCCGACGCCTTCGCGTTCGACGCTCCCGCCACCAACGCCGCCACGCCCTCCAGCACCGCCGAGCCCACGAGCACGGAAACCCTGCGAGTCTCACCCATGATCCGCGAATTCGTCCAGACCATTGACGACCGCGAGTGGCAGAACTCACTCTTCGGACTCTTGCAGAGCCAAACTTATAACCAGTGCGAAGTTGATCTCTTCGAGTTAATGTGTAAAGTGCTGGACCAAAACTTGTTCTCTCAAGTGGACTGGGCGCGAAACACCGTGTTCTTTAAGTATTTAAAG GTTGACGATCAAATGAAGCTGCTACAGAACTCTTGGTCGGACATGCTGGTGCTGGACCACCTGCACCAGCGCATGCACAACGGGCTGCCGGACGAGACGACGCTGCACAACGGCCAGAAGTTCGACCTCATCTGCCTGGGGCTGCTGGGCGTGCCCGCGCTGGCCGACCACTTCAACGAGCTGCAGAACAAACTGGCCGAACTCAAATTCGACGTTCCAGACTACATCTGTGTTAAATTTTTACTTCTTCTTAATCCCG ACGTGAGGGGCATCGTGAACGTCAAGTGCGTTCGTGACGGCTACCAAACGGTGCAAGCTGCGCTTCTAGACTACACGCTCACCTGCTATCCAAATATtcag